Proteins found in one Paenibacillus sp. genomic segment:
- a CDS encoding S1 domain-containing RNA-binding protein, with the protein MSTIEVGAKLEGKVTGITHFGAFVELPGGVTGLVHISEIADSYVKDVKDHLKLEDVVTVKVINVDKDGKIGLSIKKAVDKPPEAPRPSFHREGPREGGGYGGGGRGGFGGGRGGDRRQGGGFSGGGRMTFEDKMSRFLKDSEERISSLKKNTEGKRGGRGAKRV; encoded by the coding sequence ATGTCAACCATTGAAGTTGGCGCTAAGCTGGAAGGGAAAGTAACGGGAATTACCCATTTCGGCGCTTTCGTCGAACTGCCCGGAGGCGTAACCGGTCTGGTGCACATTTCGGAAATCGCCGACAGCTACGTCAAGGACGTCAAAGATCACTTAAAGCTGGAAGACGTAGTCACGGTGAAAGTGATCAATGTGGACAAAGACGGGAAAATCGGGCTTTCGATCAAGAAAGCCGTCGATAAGCCTCCGGAGGCGCCGCGGCCGAGCTTCCACCGCGAAGGTCCGCGCGAAGGCGGCGGATACGGCGGCGGCGGCAGAGGCGGCTTCGGCGGCGGCCGGGGCGGCGATCGCCGGCAAGGCGGAGGATTCTCGGGCGGCGGACGCATGACTTTCGAGGACAAAATGTCCCGTTTCTTGAAGGACAGCGAAGAACGGATTTCCTCCCTTAAAAAGAATACGGAAGGCAAGCGCGGAGGGCGCGGCGCGAAACGCGTCTGA